From Vitis vinifera cultivar Pinot Noir 40024 chromosome 5, ASM3070453v1, the proteins below share one genomic window:
- the LOC100250370 gene encoding purple acid phosphatase 15 isoform X1, whose amino-acid sequence MGVASVRAISLAVLAAFSFLCVDGDGIPTTLDGPFKPVTVPLDTSFRGNAVDLPHTDPRLQRTVQGFEPEQISVTLSATYDSVWISWVTGEFQIGDNIKPLDPKSVASQVFYGKKKHRLVHMSNGHSLVYNQLYPFEGLQNYTSGIIHHVRLTGLKPETVYYYQCGDASIPALSDIHHFKTMVASGPRGYPNRIAVVGDLGLTYNTTSTISHLMSNNPDLIVFVGDVCYANMYLTNGTGSDCYSCSFSQTPIHETYQPRWDYWGRFMQPLISKIPIMVVEGNHEIEEQAENQTFVAYSSRFAFPSKESGSSSTFYYSFNAGGIHFIMLGAYISYDKSGEQYKWLERDLKKVDRKVTPWMVATWHPPWYSTYKAHYREAECMRVALEDLLYNYGVDIVFSGHVHAYERSNRVYNYTLDPCGPVHITVGDGGNREKMAIPHADEHGQCPEPSTTPDKYMGGFCAFNFTSGPAAGRFCWDRQPDYSAYRETSFGHGILEMKNETVALWTWHRNQDFYNLAGDQIYIVRQPDRCPVETKVI is encoded by the exons ATGGGTGTGGCATCAGTGAGAGCAATTTCGCTTGCTGTGTTGGCTGCATTCAGCTTCCTGTGTGTTGATGGCGATGGTATTCCCACCACTCTTGATGGGCCCTTCAAGCCCGTCACTGTTCCTCTTGACACCAGCTTCCGCGGAAACGCTGTGGATTTGCCTCACACTGACCCTCGACTTCAGAGGACGGTCCAAGGCTTTGAGCCTGAACAAATCTCTGTCACCCTCTCTGCTACCTATGATTCTGTTTGGATCTCTTGGGTTACAG GGGAGTTCCAAATTGGGGACAACATAAAACCATTAGATCCTAAAAGTGTAGCAAGCCAAGTTTTTTATGGGAAGAAAAAGCATCGATTGGTTCACATGTCCAACGGCCATTCTCTGGTTTACAACCAACTCTATCCATTTGAAGGCCTTCAGAACTACACCTCCGGAATTATACACCATGTTCGTCTCACAG GCCTTAAACCTGAGACAGTATATTATTATCAATGTGGCGATGCATCTATACCAGCCTTGAGTGATATACACCACTTCAAGACCATGGTGGCATCTGGTCCAAGGGGTTACCCCAACAGAATAGCCGTGGTGGGTGACCTTGGCCTTACATACAATACGACTTCAACAATTAGTCACTTGATGAGCAACAACCCTGATCTTATTGTATTCGTCGGGGATGTATGTTATGCTAACATGTATCTCACAAATGGAACTGGGTCTGATTGCTACTCTTGCTCTTTTTCACAAACTCCCATCCATGAAACCTATCAGCCCCGATGGGACTACTGGGGAAG GTTTATGCAGCCTTTGATATCGAAAATTCCGATAATGGTGGTAGAAGGGAACCATGAGATAGAAGAACAAGCTGAAAATCAGACATTTGTGGCTTACAGTTCTCGATTTGCATTTCCATCAAAAGAAAGTGGATCATCGTCTACATTCTACTATTCTTTCAATGCTGGGGGTATACACTTCATAATGCTTGGTGCCTATATTTCTTATGACAAATCAG GGGAACAATACAAGTGGTTGGAGAGAGACCTGAAAAAGGTAGACAGAAAAGTAACACCATGGATGGTAGCTACTTGGCACCCACCTTGGTACAGCACCTACAAGGCGCATTACAGAGAAGCCGAGTGTATGAGAGTGGCTTTGGAAGATTTACTCTACAATTATGGTGTTGACATCGTCTTCAGTGGACAT GTTCATGCCTATGAGAGATCAAACCGAGTATATAACTATACACTGGACCCCTGTGGCCCTGTGCATATCACAGTTGGTGATGGCGGTAATCGAGAAAAGATGGCGATTCCACATGCTGATGAACATGGTCAGTGCCCTGAACCATCTACAACACCAGATAAATATATGGGTGGCTTCTGTGCATTCAATTTTACTTCAGGCCCTGCAGCGGGTCGCTTCTGTTGGGACCGGCAGCCTGATTATAGTGCATACAGAGAAACTAGTTTTGGCCATGGCATCCTAGAG ATGAAAAATGAGACCGTTGCACTATGGACATGGCACCGGAATCAGGACTTTTACAACCTTGCAGGAGACCAGATTTACATTGTAAGGCAACCTGATAGGTGCCCCGTTGAAACCAAGGTAATTTAA
- the LOC100250370 gene encoding purple acid phosphatase 15 isoform X2: MGVASVRAISLAVLAAFSFLCVDGDGIPTTLDGPFKPVTVPLDTSFRGNAVDLPHTDPRLQRTVQGFEPEQISVTLSATYDSVWISWVTGEFQIGDNIKPLDPKSVASQVFYGKKKHRLVHMSNGHSLVYNQLYPFEGLQNYTSGIIHHVRLTGLKPETVYYYQCGDASIPALSDIHHFKTMVASGPRGYPNRIAVVGDLGLTYNTTSTISHLMSNNPDLIVFVGDVCYANMYLTNGTGSDCYSCSFSQTPIHETYQPRWDYWGRFMQPLISKIPIMVVEGNHEIEEQAENQTFVAYSSRFAFPSKESGSSSTFYYSFNAGGIHFIMLGAYISYDKSGEQYKWLERDLKKVDRKVTPWMVATWHPPWYSTYKAHYREAECMRVALEDLLYNYGVDIVFSGHVHAYERSNRVYNYTLDPCGPVHITVGDGGNREKMAIPHADEHGQCPEPSTTPDKYMGGFCAFNFTSGPAAGRFCWDRQPDYSAYRETSFGHGILEMKNETVALWTWHRNQDFYNLAGDQIYIVRQPDRCPVETKF, encoded by the exons ATGGGTGTGGCATCAGTGAGAGCAATTTCGCTTGCTGTGTTGGCTGCATTCAGCTTCCTGTGTGTTGATGGCGATGGTATTCCCACCACTCTTGATGGGCCCTTCAAGCCCGTCACTGTTCCTCTTGACACCAGCTTCCGCGGAAACGCTGTGGATTTGCCTCACACTGACCCTCGACTTCAGAGGACGGTCCAAGGCTTTGAGCCTGAACAAATCTCTGTCACCCTCTCTGCTACCTATGATTCTGTTTGGATCTCTTGGGTTACAG GGGAGTTCCAAATTGGGGACAACATAAAACCATTAGATCCTAAAAGTGTAGCAAGCCAAGTTTTTTATGGGAAGAAAAAGCATCGATTGGTTCACATGTCCAACGGCCATTCTCTGGTTTACAACCAACTCTATCCATTTGAAGGCCTTCAGAACTACACCTCCGGAATTATACACCATGTTCGTCTCACAG GCCTTAAACCTGAGACAGTATATTATTATCAATGTGGCGATGCATCTATACCAGCCTTGAGTGATATACACCACTTCAAGACCATGGTGGCATCTGGTCCAAGGGGTTACCCCAACAGAATAGCCGTGGTGGGTGACCTTGGCCTTACATACAATACGACTTCAACAATTAGTCACTTGATGAGCAACAACCCTGATCTTATTGTATTCGTCGGGGATGTATGTTATGCTAACATGTATCTCACAAATGGAACTGGGTCTGATTGCTACTCTTGCTCTTTTTCACAAACTCCCATCCATGAAACCTATCAGCCCCGATGGGACTACTGGGGAAG GTTTATGCAGCCTTTGATATCGAAAATTCCGATAATGGTGGTAGAAGGGAACCATGAGATAGAAGAACAAGCTGAAAATCAGACATTTGTGGCTTACAGTTCTCGATTTGCATTTCCATCAAAAGAAAGTGGATCATCGTCTACATTCTACTATTCTTTCAATGCTGGGGGTATACACTTCATAATGCTTGGTGCCTATATTTCTTATGACAAATCAG GGGAACAATACAAGTGGTTGGAGAGAGACCTGAAAAAGGTAGACAGAAAAGTAACACCATGGATGGTAGCTACTTGGCACCCACCTTGGTACAGCACCTACAAGGCGCATTACAGAGAAGCCGAGTGTATGAGAGTGGCTTTGGAAGATTTACTCTACAATTATGGTGTTGACATCGTCTTCAGTGGACAT GTTCATGCCTATGAGAGATCAAACCGAGTATATAACTATACACTGGACCCCTGTGGCCCTGTGCATATCACAGTTGGTGATGGCGGTAATCGAGAAAAGATGGCGATTCCACATGCTGATGAACATGGTCAGTGCCCTGAACCATCTACAACACCAGATAAATATATGGGTGGCTTCTGTGCATTCAATTTTACTTCAGGCCCTGCAGCGGGTCGCTTCTGTTGGGACCGGCAGCCTGATTATAGTGCATACAGAGAAACTAGTTTTGGCCATGGCATCCTAGAG ATGAAAAATGAGACCGTTGCACTATGGACATGGCACCGGAATCAGGACTTTTACAACCTTGCAGGAGACCAGATTTACATTGTAAGGCAACCTGATAGGTGCCCCGTTGAAACCAAG TTTTAA
- the LOC100260517 gene encoding major pollen allergen Ole e 10 isoform X2 — protein sequence MAALAKVVAIMIASMAILATVAGGATPVIGPTPVVGGGTTQIPAEGGASWCVARSDASEQGLQTALDYACGSGADCTPIQTSGLCYLPNTLQAHASYAFNSFFQRKSMAPGSCDFAGTANIARTDPSYGSCVYPSSLSFDIAYLQHGRRDVYSSFNTIHTRCYISTTIAD from the exons ATGGCAGCTCTGGCCAAGGTGGTGGCAATCATGATAGCGTCTATGGCCATCCTAGCGACGGTGGCTGGCGGGGCTACCCCAGTTATAGGCCCAACCCCCGTAGTGGGAGGTGGGACAACCCAAATCCCAGCAGAGGGAGGAGCAAGCTGGTGTGTGGCTAGGAGCGACGCCAGCGAGCAGGGTTTGCAAACAGCCTTGGACTACGCGTGTGGATCAGGCGCAGATTGCACTCCCATACAGACGTCCGGACTCTGTTATCTCCCAAACACCCTTCAGGCCCATGCCTCCTACGCCTTCAACAGCTTCTTCCAGCGCAAGTCCATGGCTCCTGGCTCTTGCGACTTCGCCGGCACCGCCAACATTGCCCGCACTGACCCCA GCTATGGATCTTGCGTCTACCCATCTTCTCTAAG CTTTGATATTGCATATCTGCAGCACGGCAGGAGGGATGTCTACTCCAGCTTCAACACCATCCACACCAGGTGTTATATATCCACCACCATCGCCGATTAG
- the LOC100260517 gene encoding PLASMODESMATA CALLOSE-BINDING PROTEIN 3 isoform X1, producing the protein MAALAKVVAIMIASMAILATVAGGATPVIGPTPVVGGGTTQIPAEGGASWCVARSDASEQGLQTALDYACGSGADCTPIQTSGLCYLPNTLQAHASYAFNSFFQRKSMAPGSCDFAGTANIARTDPSYGSCVYPSSLSTAGGMSTPASTPSTPGVIYPPPSPISSTPLAGISGGYNPGLGPTVPTTNNSVTSMKLSVFSILMHISFFLALLFTFQPMLVF; encoded by the exons ATGGCAGCTCTGGCCAAGGTGGTGGCAATCATGATAGCGTCTATGGCCATCCTAGCGACGGTGGCTGGCGGGGCTACCCCAGTTATAGGCCCAACCCCCGTAGTGGGAGGTGGGACAACCCAAATCCCAGCAGAGGGAGGAGCAAGCTGGTGTGTGGCTAGGAGCGACGCCAGCGAGCAGGGTTTGCAAACAGCCTTGGACTACGCGTGTGGATCAGGCGCAGATTGCACTCCCATACAGACGTCCGGACTCTGTTATCTCCCAAACACCCTTCAGGCCCATGCCTCCTACGCCTTCAACAGCTTCTTCCAGCGCAAGTCCATGGCTCCTGGCTCTTGCGACTTCGCCGGCACCGCCAACATTGCCCGCACTGACCCCA GCTATGGATCTTGCGTCTACCCATCTTCTCTAAG CACGGCAGGAGGGATGTCTACTCCAGCTTCAACACCATCCACACCAGGTGTTATATATCCACCACCATCGCCGATTAGTTCTACACCACTCGCAGGCATTTCTGGAGGATACAATCCTGGCTTGGGCCCTACAGTACCAACCACCAACAATTCTGTGACTTCTATGAAGTTGTCTGTTTTTTCTATCTTAATGCAcatctctttctttcttgccttGCTATTTACTTTTCAACCAATGTTAGTGTTCTAA